One stretch of Halobaculum marinum DNA includes these proteins:
- a CDS encoding zinc-dependent metalloprotease — MDLTRSIRAIADAADAPDGVIDWDAVAEAAKGGCEPGDLRMEPAEREAFADDVRAARDGLRAASGVAFDLPDSVEVQHRHHWIDANVATFQRVLAPLEDQAGGVFPGVARSINSGTMAVSLAFLARNVLGQYDPLLLAGADEGDHGLYFVRPNIQQAAVELGVGYPRFRRWIAFHEVAHAAEFGAAPWLPGYLEERVETGIASLSEGTSLFGAGAQSREALGELNVAMTAVEGYAELLMDRAFDDEYDDLRAKLDARRRGGDPITNLLKRLLGFGMKRRQYERGAEFFATVADETDLRTASLVWDRPEHLPTDAELDDPAAWIRRVA, encoded by the coding sequence ATGGATCTGACGCGGAGCATCCGTGCGATCGCGGATGCCGCGGACGCGCCCGACGGCGTCATCGACTGGGACGCCGTCGCCGAAGCGGCGAAGGGGGGCTGTGAGCCGGGCGACCTCCGGATGGAGCCAGCCGAACGCGAAGCGTTCGCAGACGACGTACGCGCCGCTCGGGACGGCCTCCGCGCCGCCTCCGGCGTCGCGTTCGACCTCCCCGACAGCGTCGAGGTGCAGCACCGTCACCACTGGATCGACGCCAACGTCGCCACCTTCCAGCGCGTCCTCGCCCCGCTCGAGGACCAGGCCGGCGGCGTGTTCCCCGGCGTGGCTCGCTCGATCAACTCCGGCACGATGGCGGTGTCGCTGGCGTTCCTCGCGCGCAACGTCCTCGGCCAGTACGACCCGCTGTTGCTCGCCGGCGCCGACGAGGGCGACCACGGCCTGTACTTCGTCCGCCCGAACATCCAGCAGGCGGCGGTCGAACTCGGCGTGGGCTACCCGCGCTTTCGCCGCTGGATCGCGTTCCACGAGGTCGCCCACGCCGCCGAGTTCGGTGCGGCGCCGTGGCTCCCGGGCTACCTCGAGGAGCGCGTCGAGACGGGCATCGCCTCGTTGAGCGAGGGGACCTCCCTGTTCGGGGCGGGCGCACAGTCGCGGGAGGCGTTGGGCGAACTCAACGTCGCGATGACCGCCGTCGAGGGGTACGCAGAACTCCTGATGGACCGGGCGTTCGACGACGAGTACGACGACCTCCGTGCGAAACTCGACGCGAGACGGCGCGGCGGCGACCCGATCACGAACCTGCTGAAGCGACTGCTCGGGTTCGGCATGAAGCGACGCCAGTACGAGCGCGGTGCGGAGTTCTTCGCGACCGTCGCCGACGAGACGGACCTGCGAACCGCCTCGCTCGTGTGGGACCGCCCCGAGCACCTTCCGACCGACGCAGAACTCGACGACCCCGCGGCGTGGATCCGCCGGGTCGCCTGA
- a CDS encoding nuclear transport factor 2 family protein, which produces MTPEETVRAYYDALRAGDPLAPFFVESPRTVKVGISERLVGYAEVAAGLREQTRTTDDWRVESHDLTVVERDDCAAVSDEVSLSWYDGEAFAERSFETRWSGTLLASDDDWAFAGLHVSAATDLDAGTDR; this is translated from the coding sequence ATGACACCCGAGGAGACGGTCCGGGCGTACTACGACGCCCTCCGTGCGGGCGACCCGCTCGCGCCGTTCTTCGTCGAGTCCCCCCGGACGGTGAAAGTCGGCATCAGCGAGCGACTGGTCGGGTACGCCGAGGTCGCCGCCGGCCTGCGCGAACAGACCCGGACGACAGACGACTGGCGCGTCGAGAGCCACGACCTCACCGTCGTCGAGCGCGACGACTGTGCCGCGGTGAGCGACGAGGTGTCGCTGTCGTGGTACGACGGGGAGGCGTTCGCCGAGCGGTCGTTCGAGACGCGCTGGAGCGGGACGCTCCTGGCGAGCGACGACGACTGGGCGTTCGCGGGACTGCACGTCTCGGCTGCGACCGACCTCGACGCGGGGACGGACCGCTGA
- a CDS encoding DUF7548 family protein, with protein sequence MDLADAAPTAGVLACVALLLVLAAPFVLIADPGTGLAVYYASGALGVAGVGFLAALLVIVFLSAKQERRAADTVAGVALVASVGLLALALAWALAVDVQNLYSFPASASWIVWHRWLVVGVSAVVPLSAAAYARAVL encoded by the coding sequence ATGGACCTCGCCGACGCCGCGCCGACTGCGGGTGTGCTCGCCTGCGTGGCGCTGTTGCTCGTGTTGGCTGCACCGTTCGTGCTCATCGCCGACCCCGGAACCGGCCTCGCCGTCTACTACGCCTCCGGCGCGCTCGGCGTCGCGGGCGTGGGTTTTCTCGCGGCGCTGCTAGTGATCGTGTTCCTCTCCGCCAAACAGGAGCGTCGCGCCGCCGACACCGTCGCCGGAGTCGCCCTCGTCGCGAGCGTGGGTCTCCTCGCGTTGGCGCTCGCGTGGGCGCTCGCCGTCGACGTGCAGAACCTCTACTCGTTCCCCGCCTCCGCGAGTTGGATCGTCTGGCACCGCTGGCTCGTCGTCGGCGTCTCGGCTGTCGTGCCGCTCAGCGCCGCCGCGTACGCGCGTGCCGTGCTCTGA
- a CDS encoding thiolase domain-containing protein, with protein MEDVAIIGASMTQFGQRDAWIRELLAEAGQACLDDAGVAADAVDHLYVSNMASGEFEGQTGVPNALAHDLQAVPAYTARIDQTSSSGGAGIYAAWQSVASGASDMTLLVGGEKMTHKTTAEATDVIASLTHPCEYKHGLTLPSFAGLTARLYLETYDAPRESLGKVAVKNHKNGVDNPHAQFRKEVDLDTVLDSPIVADPLRLYDFCPITDGSAALLLCPVSVAEEYTDNYVTVSGIGGATDTHVVHERADPTTMRGVVESSEQAYEMADLSPDDVDVAELHDMFTILEFLQFEDLGFAEKGEGWKAVEEGRTDRDGDLPINTSGGLKSKGHPLGASGVAQAYEIVQQLRGEAGKRQVDADVGLACNVGGFGNCVTTAIFEGVDA; from the coding sequence ATGGAAGACGTTGCGATCATCGGCGCGTCCATGACCCAGTTCGGGCAGCGAGACGCGTGGATCAGGGAACTGCTGGCGGAGGCCGGGCAGGCGTGTCTCGACGACGCCGGCGTCGCCGCCGACGCCGTCGACCACCTGTACGTGTCGAACATGGCCAGCGGCGAGTTCGAGGGGCAGACGGGCGTGCCGAACGCGCTCGCACACGACCTCCAGGCGGTGCCGGCGTACACCGCTCGCATCGACCAGACCTCCTCCTCGGGCGGGGCGGGCATCTACGCCGCGTGGCAGTCGGTCGCCTCCGGCGCCTCCGACATGACGCTGCTCGTCGGCGGCGAGAAGATGACCCACAAGACGACCGCCGAGGCGACGGACGTCATCGCGTCCCTGACGCACCCCTGTGAGTACAAACACGGCCTCACGCTCCCCAGTTTCGCGGGGCTGACCGCGCGACTGTACCTCGAGACGTACGACGCACCCCGCGAGAGTCTCGGGAAGGTCGCCGTCAAGAACCACAAGAACGGCGTCGACAACCCCCACGCGCAGTTCCGAAAGGAGGTCGACCTCGACACGGTGCTCGACTCGCCCATCGTCGCCGACCCCCTGCGGCTGTACGACTTCTGCCCGATCACCGACGGCTCGGCGGCGCTCCTGCTGTGTCCCGTCTCGGTCGCCGAGGAGTACACCGACAACTACGTGACCGTCTCGGGCATCGGCGGCGCGACCGACACCCACGTCGTCCACGAGCGCGCCGACCCCACGACGATGCGCGGCGTCGTCGAGTCGAGCGAGCAGGCGTACGAGATGGCCGACCTGTCGCCAGACGACGTCGACGTGGCCGAACTCCACGACATGTTCACGATCCTCGAGTTCCTCCAGTTCGAGGACCTCGGCTTCGCCGAGAAGGGCGAGGGGTGGAAGGCCGTGGAGGAGGGTCGCACCGACCGCGACGGCGACCTCCCGATCAACACCTCCGGCGGCCTGAAGTCGAAGGGGCACCCGCTGGGTGCGTCGGGCGTCGCGCAGGCGTACGAAATCGTTCAGCAACTTCGCGGCGAAGCCGGGAAGCGCCAGGTCGACGCCGACGTGGGCCTCGCGTGCAACGTGGGTGGGTTCGGGAACTGTGTCACCACCGCCATCTTCGAGGGGGTGGACGCGTGA
- a CDS encoding DUF7111 family protein: protein MSSAEADGITATYEETETERQLTFERDGTRAAVAQNLEGYAMLKVRDGGPAGDELERYYGFDMALDHVAELLAVSVHDLPVPEEAADMGM from the coding sequence ATGAGCAGCGCCGAGGCCGACGGCATCACGGCGACGTACGAAGAGACGGAGACCGAACGACAACTGACGTTCGAGCGCGACGGCACCCGCGCCGCCGTCGCCCAGAACCTGGAGGGGTACGCGATGCTGAAGGTCCGAGACGGCGGCCCCGCCGGCGACGAGTTGGAACGCTACTACGGGTTCGACATGGCGCTGGACCACGTGGCGGAACTGCTGGCCGTCTCCGTGCACGACCTGCCGGTGCCGGAGGAGGCCGCCGACATGGGGATGTAG
- a CDS encoding NAD(P)/FAD-dependent oxidoreductase — MQRVDVAIVGGGPAGSAAAHAAASRGADALVMEKGVPRADRERLGPDSTDAAGILDYWVDIMGIHPDEFPEGVVQDHLDRAEFIGPNEACTLRSTGIESSYDRFGYTMHRARFDDFMRDRAEEAGAEYRVKASVKDVETDLAAGVGGDDPRHVLSLGSGDQVGADFLVLADGPQRTVTNRVLDDLLPEGAKASERLASTTNNHIAYQEYRKFPQEVYDEVDGAIKFWWGVMPGHTAYPWVFPNADNVCRVGLTMPIGMDLDDVEDREKYALIHEDDERIPSGKEYVRRILEREWGDEYDIEEDFPLVEDAGKTRGTETYPISSTKPIESPVDAGVCVTGGAMGATSAFHEGGDHVAVRTGAIAGELAADGDVSTYNDRWHEAIGDEVLRNVAMAELCRGYGPDDWDDAFRIGRRMLADEKGYKMFEQKFGAGWGATKLLLRYQWIKWQHRDGRYVQLTEDEYAY, encoded by the coding sequence ATGCAACGAGTCGACGTCGCCATCGTCGGTGGGGGGCCGGCGGGGTCGGCCGCCGCACACGCCGCCGCCTCGCGCGGGGCCGACGCCCTCGTCATGGAGAAGGGTGTCCCCCGCGCCGACCGCGAGCGCCTCGGGCCGGACTCGACGGACGCTGCCGGGATCCTCGACTACTGGGTCGACATCATGGGCATCCACCCCGACGAGTTCCCCGAAGGCGTCGTCCAAGACCACCTCGACCGTGCGGAGTTCATCGGGCCGAACGAGGCCTGCACGCTCCGCTCGACCGGGATCGAGTCCAGTTACGACCGCTTCGGCTACACGATGCACCGCGCCCGCTTCGACGACTTCATGCGCGACCGGGCGGAGGAGGCCGGCGCCGAGTACCGCGTGAAGGCGTCGGTGAAGGACGTGGAGACGGACCTGGCGGCGGGCGTCGGCGGCGACGACCCGCGGCACGTGCTCTCGCTCGGGTCTGGTGACCAGGTCGGTGCGGACTTCCTCGTGCTCGCCGACGGCCCGCAGCGCACCGTCACGAACCGCGTGCTCGACGACCTGCTCCCCGAGGGCGCGAAGGCGTCCGAGCGCCTCGCGTCGACGACGAACAACCACATCGCCTACCAGGAGTACCGGAAGTTCCCGCAGGAGGTGTACGACGAGGTGGACGGCGCCATCAAGTTCTGGTGGGGCGTCATGCCCGGCCACACGGCGTACCCGTGGGTGTTCCCGAACGCCGACAACGTCTGCCGGGTCGGGCTGACGATGCCCATCGGGATGGACCTCGACGACGTCGAGGATCGGGAGAAGTACGCCCTCATCCACGAGGACGACGAGCGCATCCCCTCGGGCAAGGAGTACGTCCGCCGCATCCTCGAACGCGAGTGGGGCGACGAGTACGACATCGAGGAGGACTTCCCGCTCGTGGAGGACGCCGGGAAGACCCGCGGGACGGAGACGTACCCCATCTCGTCGACGAAGCCCATCGAGAGCCCCGTCGACGCCGGCGTCTGCGTGACGGGCGGCGCGATGGGTGCGACCAGCGCCTTCCACGAGGGGGGCGACCACGTGGCGGTGCGCACGGGTGCAATCGCAGGCGAACTCGCCGCCGACGGCGACGTGTCGACGTACAACGACCGCTGGCACGAGGCAATCGGCGACGAGGTGCTGCGCAACGTCGCGATGGCGGAGTTGTGCCGCGGCTACGGCCCCGACGACTGGGACGACGCGTTCCGCATCGGTCGGCGGATGCTCGCCGACGAGAAGGGGTACAAGATGTTCGAGCAGAAGTTCGGCGCCGGGTGGGGCGCGACGAAACTCCTGTTGCGGTACCAGTGGATCAAGTGGCAGCACCGCGACGGGCGGTACGTCCAGTTGACCGAAGACGAGTACGCGTACTGA